From a single Labrenzia sp. PHM005 genomic region:
- a CDS encoding response regulator transcription factor, whose protein sequence is MMGIGMDVETSLSWRGPYWYVGRCPIRQNSNDIARDQDIALLGLFERSISPPDQLPAAIIIDIQQIHPQNRPGFFEWLTDHVRRLPCDVPLYILTGSQDAPVEGLRPIAILERSVPDDILVMLICIHQRALMRSEEARIRRRVFGRVPGFGAAPHYSGGSGLMVVGVSGRFLEWQAASDHNVEVVGAFDGNMATEFMAQRAFDAVVIDSSVEDTIDYMQQIRRDARFASLPVLAVCEYQEDVVALFRNGASDVLLGRNRPETLNRRLASAIRLGKRRRLADRVLSESHMWLRQQITIGGLDQQRYEAYLETTANAMAARGLDLWEMHLTPENFNLPAPTPEDTAELNGTLLSVADATSRDEDLVCLVKGVGPVAVLKNEAGTLRLQKRIHSILAHTVINP, encoded by the coding sequence ATGATGGGAATTGGGATGGACGTGGAAACCTCGCTCTCTTGGCGCGGACCTTATTGGTATGTCGGACGGTGCCCCATCCGGCAGAACTCCAATGATATTGCGAGGGACCAGGACATTGCCCTCTTGGGTTTGTTCGAACGCTCAATTTCTCCGCCTGACCAGTTACCTGCCGCAATCATAATCGACATCCAACAGATTCATCCGCAAAACCGGCCTGGCTTTTTTGAGTGGCTTACAGATCATGTTCGCAGATTACCATGCGATGTTCCCCTTTATATCCTCACGGGAAGTCAGGATGCGCCGGTCGAAGGTCTACGCCCGATCGCGATCTTGGAACGGTCTGTACCAGACGACATTCTTGTGATGCTGATCTGTATCCATCAAAGGGCCCTGATGCGATCGGAAGAGGCTCGGATCCGGCGCCGGGTCTTTGGCCGGGTGCCCGGCTTTGGCGCAGCACCTCATTATTCGGGCGGAAGCGGGCTGATGGTCGTTGGCGTCAGCGGACGATTTTTGGAATGGCAAGCGGCCAGTGACCATAATGTTGAAGTCGTCGGCGCGTTTGACGGCAACATGGCCACTGAGTTCATGGCGCAACGGGCGTTTGATGCAGTCGTCATCGACAGCAGTGTTGAAGACACCATCGACTACATGCAACAAATCCGCAGAGATGCACGATTCGCGAGTTTGCCGGTGCTTGCGGTCTGCGAATATCAGGAAGACGTTGTTGCCCTATTCCGCAATGGCGCATCCGATGTGCTGTTAGGGCGCAATCGTCCAGAAACACTGAATAGGCGTCTTGCCTCTGCCATTCGCCTGGGTAAACGCCGGCGCCTTGCCGACCGAGTGCTTTCGGAAAGCCACATGTGGTTGCGCCAGCAAATTACAATCGGCGGCCTCGATCAGCAGCGTTATGAGGCCTATTTGGAAACAACAGCCAACGCCATGGCGGCCCGCGGATTAGACCTTTGGGAAATGCATTTGACGCCGGAGAATTTCAATCTTCCGGCTCCAACACCGGAAGATACAGCCGAACTCAATGGTACGCTATTGTCTGTGGCGGATGCCACCAGCCGTGATGAAGATCTTGTGTGCCTGGTGAAGGGCGTCGGACCCGTCGCTGTCCTCAAAAACGAAGCTGGCACTTTAAGGCTCCAAAAACGGATCCATTCAATCCTCGCGCATACGGTCATCAACCCATGA
- a CDS encoding DsbA family oxidoreductase produces MSTSPAITVDVVSDVMCPWCYIGKRRLEAAIKQVPDLTVDVRWHPFQLDATLPKTGKDRQQYLSDKFGGLERAKQVYAQIEAAGREEGIPFAFDKIKLSPNTLDCHRLILWSRVDDVQNDVVERLFKAYFIDGEDLTQTDLLVRISDHAGMESDLVEQLYETVTDLDKIQAQIAKAQETGVTGVPCFIIDGRFVLAGAEKAETIAAALQHAEETRANPDAEPVT; encoded by the coding sequence ATGAGCACATCTCCCGCAATCACCGTCGATGTCGTATCAGATGTCATGTGCCCCTGGTGTTATATTGGCAAACGGCGGCTCGAAGCTGCGATCAAACAAGTCCCCGACCTGACTGTTGACGTGCGCTGGCACCCGTTTCAGCTGGATGCGACACTCCCGAAGACCGGGAAAGATCGGCAGCAGTATCTGAGTGATAAGTTTGGTGGTCTGGAACGGGCCAAACAGGTCTATGCACAGATTGAGGCCGCAGGCCGCGAAGAAGGCATTCCTTTTGCCTTCGATAAAATCAAACTGTCACCAAACACACTTGATTGCCACCGGCTGATCCTGTGGTCGCGCGTTGATGACGTGCAAAATGATGTGGTTGAGCGATTGTTCAAGGCCTATTTCATTGACGGCGAAGATCTGACCCAAACTGATCTGCTTGTCCGGATATCTGATCACGCCGGAATGGAATCTGATCTCGTTGAACAGCTTTATGAAACGGTGACGGATCTCGATAAGATCCAAGCGCAAATTGCCAAAGCTCAGGAAACGGGCGTCACTGGCGTCCCATGTTTCATAATAGATGGCCGGTTCGTTTTGGCAGGCGCAGAAAAAGCCGAGACAATTGCTGCCGCGCTTCAGCACGCAGAAGAAACCCGAGCCAATCCAGACGCAGAACCGGTTACTTGA